Proteins co-encoded in one Bremerella sp. TYQ1 genomic window:
- a CDS encoding DUF1080 domain-containing protein yields the protein MRILLASLVLGLIVTGSAVSASAAETEDGFVSIFNGKNFDGWVGNTKGYKVEDNSIVCDPTAGGGNIYTEKEYANFVLRFEFKLPPGANNGLGIRAPLSGNAAYMGYELQILDNTAKKYEKLQPYQYHGSLYGLAAAKRGFQKPIGEWNEQEVTVDGDTVKVVLNGTEILNADLEEIRSKPTLDGQEHPGLKTTKGHIGFLGHGDKVEFRNLRIKTLPETK from the coding sequence ATGCGTATTCTGTTGGCTTCCTTGGTCCTGGGCCTCATCGTGACAGGCTCGGCTGTTTCTGCTTCCGCTGCTGAGACCGAAGATGGTTTTGTTTCAATTTTCAACGGCAAGAACTTCGATGGCTGGGTGGGTAACACCAAGGGCTACAAAGTAGAAGACAACAGCATCGTCTGCGACCCAACCGCTGGTGGCGGAAACATCTACACCGAAAAAGAATACGCCAACTTCGTTCTTCGTTTTGAATTCAAACTTCCGCCAGGTGCCAACAACGGTCTCGGCATTCGTGCTCCACTTTCGGGCAACGCTGCCTACATGGGATACGAACTACAGATCTTGGATAACACGGCCAAGAAGTACGAAAAGCTCCAGCCATACCAGTACCACGGTTCGCTCTATGGACTAGCTGCTGCTAAGCGAGGTTTCCAGAAGCCAATCGGCGAATGGAACGAACAGGAAGTGACCGTCGATGGCGACACGGTCAAAGTCGTTCTCAACGGCACCGAGATTCTGAATGCCGATCTCGAAGAGATTCGCAGTAAACCAACGCTCGATGGTCAAGAACATCCTGGCCTGAAGACCACCAAGGGGCACATTGGTTTCCTCGGTCACGGCGACAAAGTCGAATTCCGCAATCTGCGTATCAAGACGCTTCCCGAAACGAAGTAA
- a CDS encoding BON domain-containing protein, with protein MSRLIRLAIIAAFMAVPAIAMGGDTEIAQSIVKQLQAKKSEGSLKGFNIGLRVEEGVVWLEGHVSNPQQHDLAVDVARRVSGVQRVVDAIRIEGNAVVMPEAAEAPRDLAAADLTKPAPQPEVKPAAQPRMEQVAQQLPEVPQMIEEPMLEPQGDFSFSPVQPVSAEKPSADESVMANQPTPAAPIRQLKPVPAGQPRPMPAQAPAYQVAANNNAAAANAHARMAQQPMAAVAPPAYYPAQYGYGYYRPARYDHPHMPGYAWPAYAAHPNYAAVTYPKQYSPQAWPYIGPFYPYPQVPLGWRKVEMEWKDGWWTLDFKARRHNSF; from the coding sequence ATGTCACGTCTAATTCGTTTGGCGATCATTGCGGCTTTCATGGCCGTCCCTGCGATCGCAATGGGTGGCGATACCGAAATTGCCCAGTCCATTGTGAAGCAGTTGCAAGCCAAAAAGTCGGAAGGAAGCCTGAAGGGCTTCAATATTGGTTTGCGAGTCGAAGAAGGGGTCGTCTGGCTGGAAGGCCACGTCTCGAACCCTCAGCAGCATGACCTGGCCGTTGACGTCGCACGTCGCGTCTCCGGTGTTCAGCGTGTTGTCGATGCGATTCGTATCGAAGGCAACGCTGTTGTCATGCCAGAAGCTGCTGAAGCTCCTCGCGATCTGGCCGCTGCCGACCTGACTAAGCCTGCTCCGCAGCCAGAAGTCAAGCCAGCCGCTCAGCCACGGATGGAACAAGTTGCTCAGCAACTGCCAGAAGTTCCACAAATGATCGAAGAGCCAATGCTGGAACCACAAGGCGACTTCAGCTTCTCGCCTGTTCAGCCGGTCAGTGCTGAAAAGCCAAGTGCCGATGAAAGCGTTATGGCGAATCAGCCAACGCCTGCGGCACCAATTCGTCAGCTGAAGCCAGTTCCTGCTGGTCAGCCACGACCAATGCCAGCTCAGGCTCCAGCCTACCAGGTCGCTGCGAACAACAACGCTGCCGCTGCTAATGCCCATGCACGCATGGCTCAACAGCCAATGGCCGCCGTTGCTCCACCAGCTTACTACCCAGCTCAGTACGGCTACGGTTACTACCGCCCAGCTCGTTACGATCACCCACACATGCCTGGTTACGCTTGGCCTGCTTACGCAGCTCACCCGAACTACGCTGCGGTGACCTATCCTAAGCAGTACTCGCCACAAGCTTGGCCGTACATCGGTCCATTCTACCCTTACCCACAAGTCCCACTGGGATGGCGTAAAGTCGAAATGGAATGGAAAGACGGTTGGTGGACGCTGGACTTCAAAGCCCGTCGTCACAACTCGTTCTAA
- a CDS encoding AraC family transcriptional regulator encodes MLNLTPSLTNRALEETLPPWGVLILESHHGPDFEMEFRVHDFVKVLYVISGSGRVHVAEECYDVAPRDMVVVLPGRKNRIEDSPNSPISCYVLCVHRSLLTFDPHALSALPLGLLPRQAHFAQRIERRLRRLLYQQLQNSPLTPLAMVSNGLEILSLIANHRVDKAEGLTDLSQEPGVDEMVAYIRHLDTHFFEATTIDEASSSIGIPRRRFTQLFRGVTGQTWLNYVQELRVEHACKLLETTDRPITSIAFECGFAELSTFYRAFRKMRDVTPSAWRRTRAE; translated from the coding sequence ATGTTGAATTTGACGCCTTCACTCACAAATCGCGCCTTGGAAGAGACCCTGCCGCCGTGGGGTGTCTTGATTCTCGAAAGTCATCATGGGCCGGACTTCGAGATGGAGTTCCGCGTTCACGATTTCGTGAAGGTGCTTTACGTGATTTCGGGAAGTGGGCGAGTCCACGTCGCTGAGGAGTGCTATGACGTAGCTCCTCGTGATATGGTGGTCGTGCTTCCTGGGCGTAAGAATCGAATCGAAGACTCTCCGAATTCGCCTATTTCCTGCTATGTGCTGTGTGTGCATCGCTCGCTTCTGACGTTTGATCCGCACGCACTTTCGGCACTGCCACTGGGACTGTTGCCTCGCCAGGCTCATTTCGCCCAGCGAATTGAGCGACGGCTACGACGGCTTCTGTATCAGCAGCTGCAGAACAGTCCGCTAACGCCGCTGGCAATGGTTTCCAACGGTTTGGAAATCCTTTCCCTGATTGCCAATCATCGTGTCGACAAGGCGGAGGGGCTGACAGACCTCTCTCAAGAGCCAGGCGTCGACGAGATGGTCGCATACATTCGTCACCTCGATACACACTTTTTCGAGGCGACGACCATCGACGAGGCATCCAGCAGCATCGGTATCCCGCGTCGTCGTTTCACCCAGCTGTTCCGAGGCGTCACCGGTCAAACTTGGTTGAACTATGTCCAGGAACTCAGGGTCGAGCATGCCTGTAAGCTGCTGGAAACAACCGATCGCCCGATTACATCGATCGCGTTTGAGTGCGGTTTCGCAGAGCTTTCGACGTTCTACCGCGCGTTTCGCAAGATGCGCGATGTGACGCCAAGTGCCTGGCGACGGACACGCGCAGAATAA